One genomic window of Streptomonospora nanhaiensis includes the following:
- a CDS encoding MDR family MFS transporter, whose translation MATAATPTARPTDGIDPRGMRVIWLLLIAAFVAILNETTMGIAIPHLNVDLGIPPSLGQWLTSAFMLTMAVVIPITGFLLQRFTTRGVFLTAASLFCAGTLVCLVAPGFAVLLVGRVVQASGTAIMMPLLMTTVMNVIPTHSRGRIMGRAGIVMALAPAVGPTLSGLILDSLSWRWLFGLILPIAVFALLIGAKWMLNLGEPEPKHIDVLSIVLSAIGFGGLVFGLSQLGGEHQAEAALSVGTIAVITCAAVVSLGVFVWRQLLLQRRDAALLDLRVFRSVNFTVAVAVMSVLALSMFGGLTLLPLYLQNVLGLTATEAGLVVLPGSVLMGVMGPIIGRVYDARGPRPLLIPGTVLVAAALWFYSTVGQTTPVWLLVAIQTGMSFGLAMSFTPLFSSSLGSLRPRLYSHGSAVLNTLQQVAGAAGVSLLITTMSSVAGGQPAGLGEAAAQAAGVHTAFLTAAVISLVAVAGAFFVRRPPADDASAADAPAPAH comes from the coding sequence ATGGCTACCGCCGCTACGCCCACGGCCCGTCCGACCGATGGCATCGACCCGCGGGGGATGCGGGTGATCTGGCTGCTGCTGATCGCCGCGTTCGTCGCCATCTTGAACGAGACGACGATGGGGATCGCGATCCCCCACCTCAACGTCGACCTGGGGATCCCGCCCTCGCTGGGCCAGTGGCTGACCAGCGCCTTCATGCTCACCATGGCGGTGGTGATCCCGATCACGGGGTTCCTGCTGCAGCGGTTCACCACGCGCGGCGTGTTCCTGACCGCGGCCTCGCTCTTCTGCGCCGGCACGCTGGTCTGCCTGGTCGCTCCGGGGTTCGCCGTGCTGCTGGTGGGGCGCGTCGTGCAGGCGTCGGGGACGGCGATCATGATGCCGCTGCTGATGACCACCGTGATGAACGTGATCCCCACCCACTCGCGCGGCCGCATCATGGGCCGCGCCGGGATCGTGATGGCCCTGGCCCCCGCGGTGGGCCCCACGCTGTCGGGGCTGATCCTGGACTCGCTGAGCTGGCGGTGGCTGTTCGGGCTGATCCTGCCGATCGCGGTGTTCGCGCTGCTGATCGGGGCGAAGTGGATGCTGAACCTCGGCGAGCCGGAGCCCAAGCACATCGACGTGCTCTCGATCGTGCTCTCCGCGATCGGGTTCGGCGGGCTGGTCTTCGGGCTCAGCCAGCTCGGCGGCGAGCACCAGGCCGAGGCGGCGCTGTCTGTCGGGACGATCGCGGTGATCACCTGCGCCGCCGTGGTCTCGCTCGGGGTGTTCGTGTGGCGGCAGCTGCTGCTCCAGCGCAGGGACGCCGCACTGCTGGACCTGCGGGTGTTCCGCTCGGTGAACTTCACGGTGGCGGTCGCGGTCATGTCGGTGCTGGCGCTGTCCATGTTCGGCGGCCTGACCCTGCTGCCGCTGTACCTGCAGAACGTGCTCGGACTGACCGCCACGGAGGCCGGGCTCGTCGTGCTCCCCGGTTCGGTGCTCATGGGGGTCATGGGCCCGATCATCGGCCGCGTCTACGACGCGCGCGGTCCGCGGCCGCTGCTGATCCCCGGGACGGTCCTGGTCGCGGCGGCGCTGTGGTTCTACAGCACCGTCGGGCAGACGACACCGGTGTGGCTGCTCGTCGCCATCCAGACGGGGATGTCGTTCGGGCTCGCGATGTCGTTCACCCCGCTGTTCTCGTCCTCGCTCGGCTCGCTGCGGCCGCGCCTGTACTCCCACGGTTCGGCGGTGCTGAACACACTGCAGCAGGTCGCGGGGGCGGCCGGCGTGTCGCTGCTGATCACCACGATGTCCTCGGTCGCCGGCGGGCAGCCCGCCGGACTCGGCGAAGCCGCCGCGCAGGCGGCCGGTGTCCACACGGCGTTCCTCACCGCGGCGGTCATCTCGCTGGTCGCGGTAGCCGGAGCGTTCTTCGTCCGCCGCCCGCCGGCCGACGACGCCTCCGCCGCCGACGCCCCGGCGCCGGCGCACTGA
- a CDS encoding DUF1266 domain-containing protein translates to MLTAVAAIAGALAIGFWALVAWGAKRRQPLLLAPMAVLVVGLVVVGEPAWAFLPAVLLAAGSFTELVIGSREAPALRAADPDAPLTTERWAAAVAAPFRVALAEPWDEVERPQLRRRYRRAFEREWGVVDRASLLAAVDRVWADLHSGGDCDLVVDFRAATLRGRLRSGAPEERVVGLTPDQVGRLRAVTGADPASATVVIGAHQWWRSAQIIRLACGGATLEWLSGAETRALLRRAAADLQRRYPGWQQYAEAFHAGYLLWYGQRGPGWERVWTALGLLVADPASPWNLLPWDMPLERVGHEAGAPSAQPR, encoded by the coding sequence GTGCTGACCGCGGTGGCCGCGATCGCCGGGGCGCTGGCGATCGGATTCTGGGCCCTGGTGGCCTGGGGCGCCAAGCGCCGGCAGCCGCTGCTGCTGGCGCCGATGGCGGTCCTGGTCGTGGGGCTGGTCGTGGTGGGCGAGCCCGCGTGGGCGTTCCTCCCGGCGGTGCTGCTGGCCGCCGGCTCCTTCACCGAACTGGTGATCGGCTCCCGCGAGGCGCCCGCGCTGCGCGCCGCCGACCCCGATGCCCCGCTGACCACCGAGCGCTGGGCCGCCGCCGTGGCCGCACCGTTCCGCGTGGCGCTGGCCGAGCCCTGGGACGAGGTCGAGCGCCCGCAGCTGCGCCGCCGCTACCGGCGGGCCTTCGAGCGGGAGTGGGGGGTCGTCGACCGCGCCTCGCTGCTGGCGGCCGTCGACCGGGTCTGGGCCGACCTGCACAGCGGCGGCGACTGCGACCTGGTGGTGGACTTCCGCGCGGCCACGCTGCGCGGGCGGCTGCGCTCGGGAGCTCCCGAGGAGCGCGTGGTGGGGCTGACCCCCGACCAGGTGGGCCGGCTGCGCGCGGTGACCGGGGCCGACCCCGCCTCCGCCACCGTGGTCATCGGCGCCCACCAGTGGTGGCGCTCGGCGCAGATCATCCGCCTGGCCTGCGGCGGGGCGACCCTGGAGTGGCTGAGCGGCGCCGAGACCCGGGCGCTGCTGCGCCGGGCAGCGGCCGACCTGCAGCGGCGCTACCCGGGCTGGCAGCAGTACGCCGAGGCCTTCCACGCCGGCTACCTGCTGTGGTACGGCCAGCGCGGGCCCGGCTGGGAGCGCGTGTGGACCGCGCTGGGCCTGCTGGTGGCGGATCCGGCGAGCCCGTGGAACCTGCTGCCCTGGGACATGCCGCTGGAGCGGGTCGGGCACGAGGCCGGGGCGCCGAGCGCCCAGCCGAGGTAG
- the pyk gene encoding pyruvate kinase, which translates to MTRRAKIVATLGPATSSPETIRALVDAGLDVARLNLSHGTHEDHHTSYTNVRAAAEATGRSVGILADLQGPKIRLGTFPDGPVELVAGDEFTVTVEDVPGDRHQVSTTYKGLPGDVRPGDRVLIDDGRVVLECVKTTSTEVQTRVLIGGQVSNHKGLNLPGVAVSVPALTEKDEADLRWALEEGVDMVALSFVRSPSDAEDVHQIMDEVGVRVPLIAKIEKPQAVERLQDIIEVFDGVMVARGDLGVELPLENVPMVQKRAIERCRDKAKPVIVATQMLESMISAPRPTRAEASDVANAVLDGADAVMLSGETSVGRYPIETVETMARIVAAAEQESLRASHILNRVPETTGGAIARAAAEVGATVGAKALVAFTMSGETARRLARYRSPIPLMAFTTSGATRAQLSLTWGVETHCVPWVDHTDEMVRQVESELLDMGVYQKGDKIVIVAGSPPGTPGSTNFLRVHRIGDAIAHGK; encoded by the coding sequence GTGACACGTCGAGCAAAGATCGTCGCGACCCTCGGTCCCGCGACGTCGAGCCCCGAGACCATCCGGGCGCTCGTCGACGCGGGACTTGACGTGGCGCGACTCAACCTCAGCCATGGAACGCACGAGGACCACCACACCAGCTATACCAACGTCCGGGCGGCCGCCGAGGCTACCGGACGCAGCGTGGGCATCCTCGCCGACCTCCAGGGGCCGAAGATCCGCCTGGGCACCTTCCCCGACGGCCCCGTCGAACTCGTCGCGGGCGACGAGTTCACGGTGACCGTCGAGGACGTCCCCGGCGACCGGCACCAGGTCTCCACCACCTACAAGGGCCTGCCCGGCGACGTCCGCCCCGGCGACCGCGTCCTCATCGACGACGGCCGGGTCGTACTGGAGTGCGTCAAGACCACCAGCACCGAGGTCCAGACCCGCGTGCTGATCGGCGGCCAGGTCTCCAACCACAAGGGGCTCAACCTGCCCGGCGTGGCCGTCAGCGTCCCGGCCCTCACCGAGAAGGACGAGGCCGACCTGCGCTGGGCACTGGAGGAGGGCGTCGACATGGTCGCGCTGTCCTTCGTGCGCAGCCCCTCCGACGCCGAGGACGTCCACCAGATCATGGACGAGGTCGGGGTCCGGGTCCCGCTCATCGCCAAGATCGAGAAGCCGCAGGCCGTCGAGCGCCTCCAGGACATCATCGAGGTCTTCGACGGCGTCATGGTCGCCCGCGGCGACCTCGGCGTCGAACTGCCCCTGGAGAACGTCCCGATGGTGCAGAAGCGCGCCATCGAGCGCTGCCGCGACAAGGCCAAGCCGGTCATCGTCGCCACGCAGATGCTGGAGTCCATGATCAGCGCGCCGCGGCCCACCCGCGCCGAGGCGTCCGACGTCGCCAACGCCGTCCTCGACGGCGCCGACGCGGTCATGCTCTCCGGCGAGACCAGCGTGGGGCGCTACCCGATCGAGACCGTCGAGACCATGGCCCGCATCGTCGCGGCGGCCGAGCAGGAGTCCCTGCGCGCCTCGCACATCCTCAACCGGGTCCCCGAGACCACGGGAGGGGCCATCGCCCGCGCCGCCGCCGAGGTCGGAGCCACCGTCGGCGCCAAGGCCCTGGTCGCCTTCACCATGTCCGGCGAGACCGCGCGCCGCCTGGCCCGCTACCGCTCGCCCATCCCGCTGATGGCCTTCACCACCAGCGGTGCCACGCGCGCGCAGCTGTCGCTCACCTGGGGCGTCGAGACCCACTGCGTGCCCTGGGTCGACCACACCGACGAGATGGTGCGCCAGGTCGAGAGCGAACTGCTCGACATGGGCGTCTACCAGAAGGGCGACAAGATCGTCATCGTCGCCGGCAGCCCGCCCGGAACCCCTGGTTCCACCAACTTCCTGCGGGTCCACCGCATCGGCGACGCGATCGCCCACGGCAAGTAG
- a CDS encoding type 1 glutamine amidotransferase domain-containing protein gives MPSDLAGAAVAFLVAPEGTEQIELTDPWEAVEKAGGTPRLVSTSPGEIQAFNHLDKADTFTVDATVEEVGAADFTGLVLPGGVANPDFLRTVPRAVEFVKEFFDTGKPVAAICHAPWTLIEARAVDGRRLTSYPSLATDVRNAGGEWVDEEVVTCAMGPNTLVTSRKPDDLPAFDRALLDAFAK, from the coding sequence ATGCCTTCCGACCTCGCCGGCGCCGCCGTCGCCTTCCTCGTGGCCCCCGAGGGCACCGAGCAGATCGAGCTGACCGACCCCTGGGAGGCCGTGGAGAAGGCCGGCGGCACCCCGCGGCTGGTGTCCACCTCGCCGGGGGAGATCCAGGCGTTCAACCACCTCGACAAGGCCGACACCTTCACCGTCGACGCCACCGTCGAGGAGGTCGGCGCGGCCGACTTCACCGGCCTGGTGCTGCCCGGCGGCGTGGCCAACCCCGACTTCCTGCGCACCGTGCCGCGCGCCGTGGAGTTCGTCAAGGAGTTCTTCGACACCGGCAAGCCGGTGGCCGCCATCTGCCACGCGCCCTGGACGCTGATCGAGGCGCGCGCCGTGGACGGGCGCCGGCTCACCTCCTACCCCAGCCTCGCCACCGACGTCCGCAACGCCGGCGGCGAGTGGGTCGACGAGGAGGTCGTCACCTGCGCGATGGGCCCCAACACGCTCGTCACCAGCCGCAAGCCCGACGATCTGCCGGCCTTCGACCGGGCTTTGCTCGACGCGTTCGCCAAGTAG
- a CDS encoding prenyltransferase, giving the protein MSKVTSEALRSAEHFIWRNARLIDRHRFAFHFRSGPAGPVRSALESYRNVDGGYGNGLEPDLRGHGSQPLAAATALGYLDELGPVPRDVGAGLCRYLTSVTHANGGVPCVLPSARHTEAAPWWREAADHSGALYPTATIVGLLHRHHLCHAWRDRATAFCWTRIGALHWTEPDQAIAVCTFLQHVPDRPRAEAEFTRLASAIRAGLALDPAATGHVHKPLDIAPRPDHIARRLFSDDEIAAHLDALVADQRPDGGWDVPWPTWAEAARSEWRGIITVHRLLTLRAYGRIAEEVPAPLRVG; this is encoded by the coding sequence ATGAGCAAGGTGACCTCGGAAGCCCTCCGCTCCGCGGAGCACTTCATCTGGCGCAACGCCCGGCTGATCGACCGACACCGGTTCGCGTTTCACTTCCGAAGCGGGCCCGCAGGCCCGGTCCGCTCCGCTCTGGAGTCCTACCGCAACGTCGACGGCGGCTACGGCAACGGACTCGAACCCGATCTGCGCGGCCACGGCAGCCAGCCGCTCGCCGCCGCGACGGCACTGGGCTACCTCGACGAACTCGGGCCCGTCCCCAGGGACGTCGGCGCGGGCCTGTGCCGCTACCTGACCAGCGTCACCCACGCCAACGGCGGAGTGCCCTGCGTCCTGCCCTCAGCCCGACACACCGAGGCCGCGCCGTGGTGGCGCGAGGCCGCCGACCACAGCGGCGCCCTCTACCCCACGGCGACCATCGTCGGCCTCCTGCACCGCCACCACCTCTGCCACGCCTGGCGCGACCGCGCCACCGCCTTCTGCTGGACCCGCATCGGCGCCCTGCACTGGACCGAGCCCGACCAGGCCATCGCCGTGTGCACCTTCCTCCAGCACGTCCCCGACCGGCCGCGCGCCGAGGCGGAGTTCACCCGGCTGGCCTCGGCCATCCGCGCGGGGCTCGCCCTCGACCCCGCCGCCACCGGGCACGTGCACAAGCCGCTGGACATCGCCCCGCGGCCCGACCACATCGCCCGCCGGCTGTTCAGCGACGACGAGATCGCCGCCCACCTCGACGCGCTCGTCGCCGACCAGCGCCCCGACGGCGGCTGGGACGTCCCCTGGCCCACCTGGGCCGAGGCCGCCCGCAGCGAGTGGCGCGGCATCATCACCGTCCACCGGCTGCTCACCCTGCGCGCCTACGGGCGCATCGCCGAGGAGGTGCCCGCGCCCCTGCGCGTCGGCTGA